A genomic stretch from Deltaproteobacteria bacterium includes:
- a CDS encoding UbiD family decarboxylase: MGYKNLQACVQDLLKHHQLLLFEEPVDPNLEVSAIQRRVCENRGPAILFTKVKNSPFPMLGNLFGTEERCHFLFRDTLDRVQQLFSLKADPTQLLKHPGQLLKLPRAALHLLPKKVKKGPILAHSIKIHQLPHQVSWPQDGGAFITLPIVYTESIAQPGLQHANLGMYRIQLSGGQYVPDEEIGLHYQIHRGIGIHQTLATEAKLPFRVNIFVGGAPALSVAAVMPMPEDMSELTFAGLLGGRRVPMIMGASPLPIYAEADFCIAGTVIPGKLLPEGPFGDHLGYYSLTHDYPVLKVENVYHRPGAIWPFTTVGRPPQEDSTFGKFIHELTAPLIPSVVPGVRRVHAVDEAGVHPLLLAIGSERYTPYKPLTEPQEILTQSLAILGQGQLSLAKYLFIAAQQDNPHLDLENIPAFFEHMLSRIDFRRDVHFQTQTTIDTLDYSGHGFNKGSKVVLAAVGLSKRKLATQLPSNLNLPNGFKNPRVILPGILGIEGATSQTTTDFCQVFKAHDPINQFPLIIIADNTNFLSESLRNFLWVTFTRSNPATDIDGIESFTQQKHWGCAGSLVIDARAKPHHAPVLMPDPAIEKRVDAWGVQGQPLHGII; encoded by the coding sequence ATGGGTTACAAAAATCTTCAGGCCTGTGTACAAGATCTTCTCAAACATCACCAATTGCTTTTATTTGAAGAACCGGTTGATCCAAACCTCGAAGTAAGTGCCATCCAACGCCGGGTTTGTGAAAATCGAGGGCCAGCCATTTTGTTCACAAAAGTGAAAAATAGCCCTTTTCCTATGTTAGGCAATCTTTTTGGGACCGAAGAACGCTGCCATTTTTTATTTCGCGACACCCTCGATCGAGTTCAACAGCTTTTTTCGCTTAAGGCAGACCCTACTCAATTATTGAAACACCCTGGCCAACTTTTAAAACTCCCTCGCGCCGCCCTGCACCTCTTACCCAAAAAAGTTAAAAAAGGCCCGATTTTAGCCCATTCCATTAAAATTCATCAACTCCCCCACCAAGTTTCTTGGCCTCAAGATGGCGGCGCCTTTATCACCTTGCCCATTGTTTACACCGAAAGCATTGCCCAGCCTGGCTTGCAACATGCTAATTTAGGGATGTATCGCATTCAACTATCGGGTGGGCAGTATGTGCCCGATGAAGAAATCGGTCTGCATTATCAAATCCATCGTGGGATTGGCATACACCAAACCTTAGCCACCGAGGCCAAACTTCCTTTTCGAGTTAATATTTTTGTAGGAGGCGCACCGGCTCTATCGGTTGCAGCCGTGATGCCCATGCCGGAGGATATGTCGGAATTAACCTTTGCCGGGCTCTTAGGTGGCCGACGTGTCCCGATGATTATGGGAGCAAGCCCACTTCCCATTTATGCCGAGGCCGATTTTTGTATTGCCGGAACGGTCATCCCAGGGAAACTACTCCCTGAAGGGCCTTTTGGTGACCACTTGGGTTATTACAGCCTAACCCACGATTACCCTGTGCTGAAAGTTGAAAATGTCTACCATCGCCCAGGCGCCATTTGGCCTTTCACTACCGTAGGGCGCCCCCCGCAAGAAGACAGTACTTTTGGCAAATTTATCCACGAACTCACGGCACCCCTTATTCCAAGCGTGGTTCCGGGAGTGCGTCGTGTGCATGCGGTTGATGAAGCCGGGGTGCATCCTCTGCTTCTAGCCATTGGTAGCGAACGCTACACTCCCTATAAACCCTTAACCGAACCCCAAGAAATTTTAACCCAAAGCCTTGCCATCTTAGGACAAGGCCAATTATCACTGGCAAAATATCTATTCATCGCGGCCCAGCAAGACAATCCCCATCTTGATCTTGAAAATATTCCGGCATTTTTTGAACACATGCTTTCTAGAATTGATTTCCGTCGCGATGTGCATTTTCAAACTCAAACCACCATCGACACTTTAGATTATTCAGGACATGGGTTCAATAAAGGGTCTAAGGTTGTTTTGGCCGCAGTAGGCTTAAGCAAAAGAAAATTGGCCACCCAACTTCCCAGCAATTTAAATCTACCCAACGGATTTAAAAATCCTCGCGTCATCTTGCCTGGCATTTTAGGAATTGAAGGTGCCACCTCCCAAACAACCACTGACTTTTGCCAAGTCTTTAAAGCCCATGACCCCATTAATCAATTTCCGTTAATCATCATCGCCGACAACACCAACTTTTTAAGTGAATCATTGCGCAATTTTTTGTGGGTAACCTTCACCCGCTCCAACCCTGCCACCGATATTGATGGTATTGAAAGCTTCACCCAGCAAAAACATTGGGGCTGCGCTGGTTCTCTTGTCATCGATGCTAGGGCCAAACCTCACCACGCCCCTGTTCTTATGCCTGATCCTGCCATTGAAAAACGCGTGGACGCGTGGGGAGTACAAGGGCAGCCCCTCCACGGCATTATTTAG
- a CDS encoding TraB/GumN family protein — MKRKLRLVLILGVFSVLFFSFSNVQAEESTKHFIWKMHSTQGQAYLMGSMHILKEGDYPLPKVYDETFKAADALVFEIDQMPNSNESAELIKKYGLHEAPTTLHNSVSKNTLKLLQDWQKKNNLPPEMFKQFKPWLVSVLLPLLEFNKLGFDSKYGLDAYFLKLAKQAKKRVLALETAEIQFGFFNALSAKVQEAMLKESLVEINLMGKKINELSQAWKGGDVKTMASLTNESLKEFPEVYDILLVKRNRDWTGKIENLMKSQRSPLIIVGAAHLVGPDGLLKIFESKGYTIEQL, encoded by the coding sequence ATGAAAAGGAAGCTGCGCTTAGTTTTAATTTTGGGGGTTTTCTCGGTATTATTTTTCTCTTTTTCCAATGTTCAAGCCGAAGAATCGACAAAACATTTTATTTGGAAAATGCATTCTACCCAAGGGCAGGCCTACTTGATGGGGTCCATGCATATTTTAAAAGAAGGAGATTACCCTCTCCCTAAGGTTTATGACGAAACCTTTAAAGCGGCCGATGCCTTAGTGTTTGAAATTGATCAAATGCCTAATTCTAACGAGAGTGCAGAGCTTATTAAAAAGTATGGGTTGCATGAAGCGCCCACCACCCTTCATAACTCTGTTTCTAAAAACACCTTAAAGCTGCTGCAAGATTGGCAAAAGAAAAACAACCTACCTCCTGAGATGTTTAAGCAATTTAAGCCATGGCTAGTATCGGTTTTATTACCACTGCTTGAATTCAACAAATTAGGTTTTGATAGCAAATATGGGCTCGATGCTTATTTTTTAAAATTGGCTAAACAAGCAAAAAAGCGGGTATTAGCTTTAGAAACGGCAGAAATCCAATTTGGATTTTTTAATGCCCTTAGCGCGAAGGTTCAAGAAGCCATGTTAAAAGAAAGCTTGGTTGAGATAAATCTCATGGGGAAAAAGATTAATGAATTATCACAGGCTTGGAAGGGTGGTGATGTTAAAACTATGGCCTCATTAACCAATGAAAGTTTGAAAGAATTTCCTGAAGTTTACGACATTTTATTGGTGAAGCGAAATCGAGATTGGACGGGTAAGATTGAAAATTTGATGAAAAGCCAGCGTAGCCCGTTAATTATTGTAGGGGCAGCCCATTTGGTGGGGCCAGATGGTTTGCTCAAAATTTTTGAAAGCAAGGGATATACCATCGAACAACTATGA
- a CDS encoding UbiX family flavin prenyltransferase yields MKIVLAITGASGAVYAQRVLAFLRKTNHQVEIIASRNGTQIYQQEVGASLKEWDYKIYANDDFTAPFASGSAQYDLLAIIPCSTGTLSRIATGISDDLVTRTADVFLKERRKIILVPRETPFSSIHLENMLKLSNLGVVILPANPSFYSKPKNLVEAVDTVTARILDHMGIQHDLKIRYGQDC; encoded by the coding sequence ATGAAAATTGTTTTAGCTATCACAGGGGCAAGCGGCGCTGTTTATGCACAACGGGTGTTAGCTTTTTTACGCAAAACCAACCATCAAGTAGAAATTATTGCTTCCCGTAATGGAACTCAGATTTACCAACAAGAAGTTGGCGCATCTTTAAAAGAATGGGATTATAAAATTTATGCCAATGATGATTTCACCGCTCCCTTTGCTAGTGGATCGGCGCAATATGATTTATTAGCCATCATCCCTTGCAGCACGGGGACCTTAAGTCGCATCGCCACAGGGATCTCAGACGATTTAGTCACCCGCACGGCTGATGTGTTTCTTAAAGAACGGCGCAAAATCATTCTCGTTCCCAGGGAAACCCCCTTTTCTTCGATTCATTTGGAAAATATGTTGAAATTATCAAATTTGGGTGTCGTGATTTTACCCGCCAATCCTTCTTTTTATTCTAAACCCAAAAATCTAGTGGAAGCCGTTGACACAGTCACGGCCCGAATCTTAGATCACATGGGCATCCAACACGATTTAAAAATTCGCTATGGTCAAGATTGTTAA
- a CDS encoding 4-hydroxybenzoate octaprenyltransferase yields MVKIVKHTLELVKFSHTLFAMPFALTAMFYAKKQMPPWPLFLKIFACLILARTAAMAFNRLVDAPFDAKNPRTANRHLPTGILSKPYVIGLVIIPGLLFVVTTYFINPLSFWLSPLALMIVLGYSLTKRFTHYTQLFLGLSLGIAPIAAWIAVTGKVEPPALLLGVAVFFWVAGFDIIYSTQDYEFDRQNSLKSLVVLMGPKRALLLSRLFHFIFWVSLGLFAYFMNLYWLGWIGSLFVGVILMAEHGLLKLDQPKKITASFFTANGLLSVVYFVMVSLDLFLHVPS; encoded by the coding sequence ATGGTCAAGATTGTTAAACATACCCTTGAACTGGTAAAATTTTCTCATACCCTTTTTGCCATGCCCTTTGCCTTAACGGCTATGTTTTACGCCAAAAAACAAATGCCCCCTTGGCCCCTTTTTTTAAAAATTTTTGCCTGTCTTATTTTAGCTCGCACAGCGGCCATGGCTTTTAATCGCTTAGTTGATGCACCTTTCGATGCAAAAAATCCCCGCACGGCTAATCGCCATCTACCCACTGGCATTCTTTCAAAACCCTACGTTATAGGGCTGGTCATCATTCCCGGCTTATTATTCGTCGTCACAACTTATTTTATTAATCCACTCTCGTTTTGGCTCTCGCCGTTGGCTTTGATGATCGTGTTGGGTTATTCTCTCACTAAACGCTTCACTCATTACACCCAACTTTTTTTAGGCTTGAGTTTAGGTATCGCGCCTATTGCCGCCTGGATTGCTGTAACGGGAAAGGTTGAACCCCCTGCTCTGCTTTTAGGGGTTGCGGTGTTTTTTTGGGTAGCAGGTTTTGATATTATTTATTCCACTCAAGATTACGAGTTTGATCGGCAAAATTCTCTTAAATCCCTGGTGGTGCTCATGGGGCCAAAACGGGCGTTGCTCTTATCTCGCCTGTTTCACTTTATTTTTTGGGTAAGCTTAGGGCTCTTTGCCTATTTTATGAATCTGTATTGGTTAGGTTGGATAGGCAGCCTATTCGTCGGGGTAATTTTAATGGCCGAACATGGCTTACTCAAACTAGACCAGCCTAAAAAAATAACGGCTTCGTTCTTTACTGCTAACGGGCTTTTAAGCGTGGTTTATTTTGTGATGGTAAGCTTAGATCTGTTTCTGCACGTACCATCATAG
- a CDS encoding ubiquinone/menaquinone biosynthesis methyltransferase gives MSKEIQKMFSSIADTYDAANRILSFRTDVRWRQLAVEACLKKNPTSILDLCAGTLDLSVALYEQAPYLSIVACDFSLPMLREGLHKTTAKNIQITCGDGHSLPFQSESFDVIVCGFGIRNLELREQALQEIRKVLKQRGSFVILEFFKPNTGLSKLFYQTYGKYILPTLGGLISKNPDAYRYLFRSIQQFVTLEEYEALLQKHHFSLRSSKPLSGGIAHLLEAEAV, from the coding sequence ATGTCGAAAGAGATTCAAAAAATGTTCTCTAGCATTGCCGACACCTATGATGCGGCCAATCGGATTTTGAGTTTTCGCACCGATGTGCGTTGGCGGCAGTTGGCGGTGGAGGCCTGCCTTAAGAAAAATCCCACCTCGATTTTAGATCTATGCGCTGGCACCCTGGACTTGTCGGTGGCACTCTATGAACAGGCACCTTACCTCTCTATTGTAGCCTGCGATTTTTCTTTGCCCATGCTGCGAGAAGGCTTGCACAAGACGACGGCCAAAAATATTCAAATTACTTGTGGGGATGGACATTCGTTGCCATTCCAGTCTGAATCTTTTGATGTTATAGTTTGCGGGTTTGGGATTCGCAATCTCGAATTGCGAGAACAGGCCCTGCAAGAAATTAGAAAAGTTCTAAAGCAACGGGGTTCTTTTGTGATCTTAGAATTTTTCAAACCCAACACCGGGCTTTCTAAACTCTTTTATCAAACCTATGGAAAATATATTTTACCAACCTTAGGTGGCCTTATTTCAAAAAACCCCGATGCCTATCGCTACCTCTTTCGTTCCATTCAACAATTTGTCACGCTCGAAGAGTACGAAGCCCTTTTACAAAAGCATCATTTTTCGCTTCGTTCTAGCAAACCACTGTCAGGTGGCATTGCCCACCTGCTTGAAGCCGAGGCCGTATGA